The window GAACGCAAGAACGAGGAAGAACGCATTCAGGAAGCTGCGTTCAATCAGGCGGAATCACAGCTCAACCGCAACGCGTTAGTGCTGTATGGTGAGGACTGGCACTCCGGCGTCATAGGCATCGTCGCCTCCCGCGTGGTGGAAGCCCACTACAGGCCCACGGTCATCCTGTGCCGTGAGGGAGATATCATCAAGGGGTCGGCCCGTTCGGTCAGCGAATTTCATCTGCACGAGGGGCTCACCCGCTGTGCCGATCTGTTCATTGGCTTCGGCGGACACAAGCTCGCGGCGGGCATGTCCTTTGCGCCCGACAAGCTGGAGGCGTTCAGATCCCGTTTCACGGATATCGTCGAGCAGAGTATCGGCACCCAGCCGCTTACGGCCCACCTTCGTGTGGACGGAGACATGGGCTTTGATCTGGCTTCGGACTTTACCCTGCTCAAGGAACTTGAACTGCTGCAGCCCTTCGGCATGGGGAACAGTGAGCCCGTGTTCGCCTCGCCGCCCCTGTTGGTCAAGTCGCGCCGCGTCTTTGCCAGAAAGCACCTGAAGCTGGAACTCTTTGACGGGGCAAGCGGCATAACCCTGCACGCCAAGGCGTGGAGAATGGCTGAAGCCATGCCGCCCATGATCGAAGGCAGGAATATTCGTCTCGCTTTTTCTCCCCGCATAGACCGCTACAACGGCGGAGCCGAGGTGGACTTGCGCATCAAGGATTGGAAATTGATGTGATCTCAGATAGATATCGCCTTTACAAAAAATAAGGTATCTTAACCTTGCTGAACGGTCCTTAACGGACCGTTTTTTGCTGCATCTGTGGTGTTTCTTCGTTTCGGCAAAGATTGCCGATGACCCTTCGGTGAACCCGGGAGGGGGTAAACCGCAGAGAGGCGAGTATGAGCGTATCGGGGATTGATAAATCGTTATCGGGAACCAGCGGATGGATTCATGGTGCCGGGCAGCGCGGAAAGAAGGATTCCGGGCCGGATTATGATCAGCTGGCAAAGAAGATCCTGGAAGAGCGCGATCAGGATGGGGACGGACTTCTTTCCGCATCGGAACTGCGCATGTCCCGCAAGCGTTTTGCGGCGGTGGATACAGACAGCGACGGTTTCGTTTCGCAGGAAGAGCTGGCCACACACGTAAGCAGCGGCAACAGCAACAGCCATTTGCACAAGATTGCCGCGGCCATCATTGCACAGCAGGATACCGACGGCGACGGCAAGCTCTCCAAGTCCGAGAGCGAGCTGGCCAACGAGCAGTTCGAACAGGCCGACTCTGACGGAGACGGCTTCCTTACCCAGAGCGAAATCGCCAATGCCTTGGGGGCCTCGCGCAAGGAGTTCAACGAAGCCATGCAGGAAGGCATGGCCTCCATGCGCGGCGAGCAACAGGACCGCGGTGCCGGTAATGATGACCGCAAGGGGACATATCCTCTCGGCAGTCCTGATTCGGACGCCACCAGCAAAAGCGGATACAATGAACGCAAGGACTTGAACGGCGACGGCGTTGTTTCTCCTGAAGAGGTTGCCGCGATTCTGGAACACGGCCTTGCCAAGGCCAAGTCCATGGTTGCCAGTGGCGAGTTGGATATCAAGACCGAGGACAACGGGGGCAGCACTGTTGACGGCACAGAGGAAAATGCCGCTGTCATTGCCGGAGAGAAGCAGGATGAGGGGCATGGCGGCAGGCATGGCGTTCCTGTCTGGCTGCGCCGACGTGCCATGGAAGCCTATGAGGGCCAGATGGGGACTCTGTTGAGCCGCGTGCTCGGCGGAACCGGAACTCCTGTTGCGGCTGATGGTGTTGAAGGCGCATCGCCCGTCACCGAGGCTGCAGAAGGCACTGTTGCCGATCAGGTTCCCGCCGCGGATGCGACGGCGGCTGTTCCAGAAACAGGCGAGATGCTTTCGGCTCTGGTCTGATGTGCTTCAGCCTGCTTCGACCTTGGCCTATTGCAGGCAATGGATCATTGAATGCCAATGAACCGGCTCTTCGGAGCCGGTTTTTATTTTTCGGTCAGCCCATGAATCGAAATATCTAAAAGGTGCGATGTATTTCTCACCTATGCCGCTGCAAGACATTGCATGGAAAAATAACAGGGCTTCGTTGCTGCCGGTGCTTCCGTAGCTGTCCTTGCAGCGGCTACGTTCGGTCCGTCTAGCGGGCGTTGATGCGTATCACGTTACCGGCGGCCGTTGCGGCAATGGCAGCTCCGTCTCGGTCCACGGTGACGGAAACAACGGCTTCCGTTCCGCTCTCCAGAAGGATTGCGCTGCCGTCCGGGGCAATCTTCCATATCTCTCCGAAACGGGTACCCACAATCAACTGCCTGCGGTGGTCTACCGCCACAGCACTGGGACCGCGCAGTCCGCTCACGAGCACGCCGGATTCACCGTCTCTGGTCAGGCAGCGGACGGTTCCTGCTGTTTCGTCAGCCACATACAGGGCTCCGTGTGCATCCATGGCAAGACAAAGGGAAGAGGATTCCCTGTGCAGCAAAATGCGGGAGGATGTTGTATCTGCACCGGGGGCGGAAGGAATAGACTTGCCCGCCATGAGTACGGCGCCAGAACCGGCCTTCTGCAACTGGTTCAAGGCCTCCTGCCCGCCTGCGTGTCCGAAGACCGGCAGGCTGAGAACGGTCAGAATGCATCCGGCTGCAAGAGCGTGCCGCCAGACGCGATATCCGGAAAAGGTACTGGGAAAGGTCTCGTTGTGCATGGTTTCCTCCTGCATCACGGTGGATACGATAAGGGGATACTGCGCCCGGGGTATTGATATGTCCAATATTGCTTTATGTGGTGATTGATTTGTGCTATGTATTAATAATGGAACTCAGACATCTTCACTATTTTATCGCTGTGGCAGAGGAACTGCATTTCGGCAACGCGGCCAAGCGCCTGCATATGTCGCAGCCGCCGCTCAGTCAGCAGGTGCGCCAGCTTGAAGAGGAGTTGGGCGTTTCGTTGTTCAGCAGGACAAGCCGGAGCGTGGCCCTGACGCCGGAGGGGGCTGCTTTTCTTGAAGACGCCCGTGATATTCTGCAGCGCACGGAGCTTGCGGTGAAGCGGGTTCAGGCTGTGGCCAACGGGGAGGAGGGGCTGTTGCGGGTCGGCTTCATGGGGTATGCGCTCATGACCGGATACCCGCAGGCCATTCGGGAGTTCAGGCAACGGTACCCCAAGGTCCGTCTGGAGCTTTGGGAGTTTTCCACGGCGCATCAGCTCAGGATGATTGCGGCGGATGAGTTGGATGTGGGGCTCATAAGCTGTGTACGCGGGGTTCCCATGAAGCTGGACAGTCTGCTGTTCCGCAAGGAGCCATTCATGCTGTGCATTCCGGAAGGGCACCCGCTTGCCGAACTGGAAGCAGTGCCGCTTGCAAGGCTGGCCGGAGTGCCGCTTATCCTCTTTCCGCGCAAGGCGCACCCCATGCTTTACGATGCGTTGATTGCCAGCTTTCGCAATGCCGGTGTAGTGGCCGAGGTGGTGCAGAGCGTTGCCCGTATAGAAACCGGCAAGGCGCTGGTGGCTGCAGGGTTGGGGTGCTCCATTCATCCGGCTTCCGTCAGCGCCGCAATGAGGCCCGGGGTGGTGTACCGTCCGCTCATAGGCGACATGCCCAGCCCGGAGTTGCGCGTTGTGTGGAAGAAGGACAACCTGAGCGCTGCGCTCAGCCTGTTTCTTGAAGAAGTGCGCCTGTATAGGGACGAGGTGTGATCGGTATGACTGATTGGTCAGGGAAGGAAATTTTGCAAGGTCGGGGTTCCTCTCACTAACTCCCTGTGATATGCTGTAAACCTATCCAATGCGGGAGGTGAGAGCATGAGCGGATTGCATACCTTGCGTAAATTTGCGGCACCGGAGGTCATATTCGGCAACGGGGCCCGCTTTCTGTTGACCAAGTATGTTCATAACTTCAGCCTGAGCCATTGTCTGGTTGTGACCGACAAAGGGGTGCGCTCGACCGGATTGGTTGATGCGCTCATTGCTCCGCTGCATGAGGCAGGTGTTCGGACGACCATTTTTGATGACATTTCACCGAACCCCAGAGACGGCCAGATCCGCAGGGGGACGGCCGTATTTCTCGATTCCCGCTGTGACGGTGTTGTGGCCATCGGGGGCGGCAGCCCCATGGATGCCGCCAAGGCCATCGGTTTTATGGCCACCAACGGTGCGGATGTGCTGTCCTTTGAAGGGGTGGATAAGGTCGAGGCTCCGGCCCCGCCCATGATATGCATTCCGACCACGGCGGGTACCAGCGCCGATATTTCGCAATTCTGCATCGTCAACGATACAAGTCGCCATATCAAGATTGCCATTGTGGCGCAGGCCGCCATTCCGGATGTGGCGCTGGTCGATCCCGAATGCACCTACAGCATGCCCCCAGGGCTGACTGCCGCAACCGGCATGGATGCCCTTACCCACGCGTTTGAGGCTTATGTCTCAACCGTATCTTCCCCCACGACGGATCTCTTTGCCCTGGATGCGGTGCAGCTTGTACGCAAGCATTTGAGGCAAGCCGTAGAGCACCCTGACGACGTCGAGGCACGTGAGGGGATGATGCGTGCGTCCATGCATGCGGGGTATGCCTTTTCAAATGCCATTCTGGGGGCGGTGCACGCCATGGCCCATAGCCTTGGCGGCATTCTCGACGCGCCGCATGGCGATTGTAATGCCGTTCTGCTGCCTTACGTGGTGCGGGCGAATTTCATTACCGTACCGGAACGTTATCGGGAGCTCGCCGCTGCGTTCGGCATGTCTGTAAAGGATATGTCTGATGCAGTGCTTGTAGAGGAATTATTCAACGAGTTACAGATGTTTGGCAGGCAGCTTGGCATACCGGAAGGGCTGAGCGGTTTAAATATGGACAAGGGGATTATTCCGAGGCTTGCGCATACTGCCTTGCAGGATGCCTGTATGCTCACGAATCCGCGCAAGTTTAGTCAGGGAGAGGTTGAGGCGTTGTATGAAGAGGCGTGGTAATCCGTTAGGGACTCATATTCCTGCAGTAGAGCCTGCCGAATCCCTTGATGCAGATCAGGCTGAAGAGCTTGAAAAGCTTATCGGGCTTGGCGAGCGCTCCATCCGCAAGAGCTATTATCCAGAGTTGCGCCGCAAGATCGGAGAACTGGAGCGTTTTCAGGTTCTTGTGGATACGGCGCGTGACTTTATCTATCTTGTCCGGCTTGACCCGCTGTCCATCGTTCATGCCAACTACGCGGCCATGGAGTGCTTCGGCGTCGGTGCAACGTTTGAGGGGAGAAATGTTGTCGAGCTGTTCGGGGTAAAAATGGCTGACCGCTTGCTTGCCTTTTTCCGTCATCCTGGCAGGAGCAGGCACGCCACATTCCAGACCGAGCTTCCGCGTTATCGCAATCCTGCCCTGCCGGTGGAAATTTCAGTCAGCCTGCATGAGCTGGACGGCGTAGAGTATGCGGTGATCGTGGCCCGTGACATTTCAGAGAGGTTGCGGGCCGAGCAGGAACTGGACGCCTCTGCCCAGCGTATTTCCGCCATGGCTTCGGAATTGGAGTTTCTGCTCTCCAACATGGGGGACTGTCTCTATCGCCGTGGTATTGACGGTAAGCTTAGGTATGTTTCTCCTTCCATCACGCATGTGACCGGGTATACGCCGGAAGAATTCATAGAAGGCGGCGGATCATACAGGACCGATAATCCCATGAACAAGTCGCTGGAAGATAGCATCGCACGTATTCTTTCCGGCGAGGATGTGCCGCCGTTCCATGTGGAATTTCGGCATAAGGACGGGCGGATTGGTGTGTTGGAAGTGCTTGAGCGTCCCTTCTTCGAGGATGGAAAAGTTGCCGGCGGCATCGGTGTTGCCCGAGACGTGACGGAACGGGTACGGGCGACAGAGGAATCCCGACGGCTCAGAGCGTTACTCGCCAATACCATCAATGCCATGCCCTCCATCCTCGTGGGGGTGGATACGGAAGGCAAGGTCATGCAGTGGAACCGGCAGGCTGAGATGGATTCCGGAGTGTCTTCCCATGATGCTCTGGGTAAGCCCCTGACTGAGATCTATCCCAGACTTTCCGCTTTGGATGCTGAAGTGAAAGCATCCATGGACTCCCTTACACCTATTGCTTTGCCGAGGCGTCAGTATTTTCGTGATGGGCGGATGTGTTTTGAAAGCGTGACCATTTTTCCCCTGCCCCGTGAGGAAGAGCATATTCCGGTCGGAGTTGTCATCCGTATTGACGACGTGACCGAGCAGGTCCGGCTGGAGCAGATCATGATTCAGACGGAGAAAATGATGTCTGTCGGGGGGCTTGCCGCGGGCATGGCGCATGAGATCAACAACCCTCTCGGGGGCATTCTGCAGGGGGCACAGAATATTCTTCGCCGTCTTTCGCCGGATTTGCCTGCCAACAGGCAGGCTGCTGATGACGTGGGATGTTCTCTTGATTCCATCCAGGCGTACATCGAGGAGCGCAAGATACTCAAAATGCTTGAGGGCATAAGAGAGTCGGCTGTGCGTGCTGCGGAAATCGTGCAGAACATGCTCAGCTTTGCCCGTAAGAGCGACTCTTCACAGAGTACGTATCAACTCAATGATATCGTGGAGAATACCGTACGGCTGGCCTCGACGGACTATGACCTTAAGAAGAGTTTCGATTTCCGGCATATCGAGATTGTCCGGGAGTTTGCCGGTGACCTGCCCCTTATCACCTGTTCACGTACCGAGATTGAGCAGGTGCTTCTCAACCTGCTGCGCAATGCCGCACAGGCCATGGTGCA is drawn from Desulfovibrio mangrovi and contains these coding sequences:
- a CDS encoding PAS domain-containing sensor histidine kinase — protein: MKRRGNPLGTHIPAVEPAESLDADQAEELEKLIGLGERSIRKSYYPELRRKIGELERFQVLVDTARDFIYLVRLDPLSIVHANYAAMECFGVGATFEGRNVVELFGVKMADRLLAFFRHPGRSRHATFQTELPRYRNPALPVEISVSLHELDGVEYAVIVARDISERLRAEQELDASAQRISAMASELEFLLSNMGDCLYRRGIDGKLRYVSPSITHVTGYTPEEFIEGGGSYRTDNPMNKSLEDSIARILSGEDVPPFHVEFRHKDGRIGVLEVLERPFFEDGKVAGGIGVARDVTERVRATEESRRLRALLANTINAMPSILVGVDTEGKVMQWNRQAEMDSGVSSHDALGKPLTEIYPRLSALDAEVKASMDSLTPIALPRRQYFRDGRMCFESVTIFPLPREEEHIPVGVVIRIDDVTEQVRLEQIMIQTEKMMSVGGLAAGMAHEINNPLGGILQGAQNILRRLSPDLPANRQAADDVGCSLDSIQAYIEERKILKMLEGIRESAVRAAEIVQNMLSFARKSDSSQSTYQLNDIVENTVRLASTDYDLKKSFDFRHIEIVREFAGDLPLITCSRTEIEQVLLNLLRNAAQAMVHMESPVITLRTRLEAPRRSKTDMSYLTIVVEDNGPGMDEQTRMRIFEPFFTTKEPGVGTGLGLSVSYFIITENHKGQMEVESVPGKGTRFTIRLPFEGPSA
- a CDS encoding iron-containing alcohol dehydrogenase, with protein sequence MSGLHTLRKFAAPEVIFGNGARFLLTKYVHNFSLSHCLVVTDKGVRSTGLVDALIAPLHEAGVRTTIFDDISPNPRDGQIRRGTAVFLDSRCDGVVAIGGGSPMDAAKAIGFMATNGADVLSFEGVDKVEAPAPPMICIPTTAGTSADISQFCIVNDTSRHIKIAIVAQAAIPDVALVDPECTYSMPPGLTAATGMDALTHAFEAYVSTVSSPTTDLFALDAVQLVRKHLRQAVEHPDDVEAREGMMRASMHAGYAFSNAILGAVHAMAHSLGGILDAPHGDCNAVLLPYVVRANFITVPERYRELAAAFGMSVKDMSDAVLVEELFNELQMFGRQLGIPEGLSGLNMDKGIIPRLAHTALQDACMLTNPRKFSQGEVEALYEEAW
- a CDS encoding LysR substrate-binding domain-containing protein; translation: MELRHLHYFIAVAEELHFGNAAKRLHMSQPPLSQQVRQLEEELGVSLFSRTSRSVALTPEGAAFLEDARDILQRTELAVKRVQAVANGEEGLLRVGFMGYALMTGYPQAIREFRQRYPKVRLELWEFSTAHQLRMIAADELDVGLISCVRGVPMKLDSLLFRKEPFMLCIPEGHPLAELEAVPLARLAGVPLILFPRKAHPMLYDALIASFRNAGVVAEVVQSVARIETGKALVAAGLGCSIHPASVSAAMRPGVVYRPLIGDMPSPELRVVWKKDNLSAALSLFLEEVRLYRDEV